From a region of the Methanobrevibacter sp. V74 genome:
- a CDS encoding CDP-glycerol glycerophosphotransferase family protein, which produces MTILKKSFKRRGTFEFNLFYKNNLSFKNFKNLATSKYIFLNDNFFPLAFMNFKDDSKVIQLWHAPGASKKFGASVSSSDELEMLLKISNNTDFLFTTSKNIEKFYQEAFQIDSSKIIPLGIPRVDYYFENHDVEKLKKDFLEKHGFEDKKIILYAPTFRNEEKYNNVFNYLNLREFNKHLGEEYVLALRLHPKIKDFSKENISYDGYYIDCSNYESEQELMLISDILITDYSSIMIEFSILNKPIVFFVYDYDDYIANERGFYFDFKKTVPGVIVDNSNQLVEIIKNKNFDKEKSDNFVASQFDTIDGKSSERIVDFILNNGA; this is translated from the coding sequence TTGACTATATTAAAAAAGAGCTTCAAAAGAAGAGGAACTTTTGAATTTAATTTATTTTATAAAAATAATCTCTCTTTTAAAAATTTTAAAAATTTAGCTACTTCTAAGTATATATTTTTAAATGATAATTTTTTTCCACTAGCTTTCATGAATTTTAAAGATGATTCAAAAGTTATTCAATTATGGCATGCTCCTGGTGCATCTAAAAAATTTGGAGCATCAGTATCTAGTAGTGATGAGTTAGAAATGCTTTTAAAAATATCTAATAATACAGATTTTTTATTTACAACATCTAAAAATATTGAAAAATTTTATCAAGAGGCATTCCAAATTGATTCGTCTAAAATAATACCTTTAGGAATTCCAAGAGTTGATTATTATTTTGAAAATCATGATGTTGAAAAGCTTAAAAAAGATTTCCTAGAAAAACATGGTTTTGAAGATAAAAAAATTATTCTTTATGCTCCAACATTTAGAAATGAAGAAAAATACAATAATGTTTTTAATTATTTAAATTTAAGAGAGTTTAATAAACATTTAGGTGAGGAATATGTTTTAGCTTTAAGACTTCATCCTAAAATTAAAGACTTTTCAAAAGAAAATATTTCCTATGATGGGTATTATATTGATTGTAGTAATTATGAATCTGAACAAGAACTTATGTTAATTAGTGATATTTTAATTACAGATTATTCATCTATCATGATTGAATTTTCAATCTTAAACAAGCCGATTGTATTTTTTGTTTATGATTATGATGATTACATAGCTAATGAAAGAGGATTTTACTTTGATTTTAAAAAAACAGTTCCAGGTGTTATTGTAGATAATTCAAATCAATTAGTTGAAATAATTAAAAATAAAAATTTTGATAAAGAAAAAAGTGATAACTTTGTAGCTAGTCAATTTGATACAATTGATGGTAAATCTAGTGAGAGAATTGTAGATTTTATTTTAAATAATGGTGCTTAA
- a CDS encoding glycosyltransferase family A protein, giving the protein MDNIKVSVIVPVYNCSEYISTTLNSIINQNFDNYEIIVIDDGSSDNSLDIIYETLSQTDIPHKIIHQRNSGVSVARNNGMEMARGQYFVFVDGDDYILTTHLSELYKNIDEFSLVQFVKKDQDKTSNPYFYHQEEMSTEEFIKKELMMEMPLKLWQVMYKADIIKNNDLKFTPSVVYGEDTEFALKTLSFGDKK; this is encoded by the coding sequence ATGGATAATATTAAAGTGAGTGTTATTGTTCCAGTATATAATTGTTCAGAATATATATCAACTACACTCAATTCAATTATTAATCAAAATTTTGATAATTATGAAATAATTGTTATAGATGATGGTTCAAGTGATAATAGTTTAGATATTATATATGAAACATTAAGTCAAACAGATATTCCTCATAAAATTATTCACCAAAGAAATAGTGGTGTAAGCGTAGCTAGAAATAATGGAATGGAGATGGCTCGTGGGCAATATTTTGTTTTTGTAGATGGAGATGATTATATTTTAACAACTCACTTATCAGAGCTTTATAAAAATATAGATGAATTTAGTTTAGTTCAATTTGTTAAAAAAGATCAAGATAAAACTTCTAATCCATATTTTTACCATCAAGAAGAAATGTCAACTGAAGAATTTATTAAAAAAGAACTAATGATGGAAATGCCACTTAAATTATGGCAAGTGATGTATAAGGCAGATATTATTAAAAATAATGATTTGAAATTCACTCCAAGTGTTGTGTATGGTGAAGATACAGAATTTGCACTTAAAACATTAAGTTTTGGTGATAAGAAATAA
- a CDS encoding glycosyltransferase family 2 protein: MKVSIVTPNYNGEKFLKNYFNSLNEDCEYIGEVIIIDNGSSDDNSLDYIKSNSFNFPIKLIENKENLGFAPAVNQGISEAQYEYIFSLNNDTEVKKGCIEELIKIISSNENIFSVQAKMLQYNNKNLIDDAGDEYNLLAWSKKIGENQKSSNFNEVSQIFSSCAGAAMYKKSLLDEIGYFDSNFFAYTEDIDLSLRAHINGYKNFSCPYAIVYHIGSATSGSRYNEFKVKLSARNNIWVVYKNFPIPQKILNFIFLFLGFFIKYLFFLKKGFGPTYLEGIKEGLKTRNKIDKVKFNSKNTKNYFKLEYRLIINTLKFLKK, from the coding sequence ATGAAAGTTTCTATTGTTACTCCAAATTATAATGGTGAAAAATTCCTTAAGAATTATTTTAACTCGCTTAATGAAGATTGTGAATATATAGGCGAAGTTATTATCATAGATAATGGATCTAGTGATGATAATAGTCTAGATTATATTAAAAGCAACTCTTTTAATTTTCCAATTAAATTAATAGAAAATAAAGAAAATCTAGGGTTTGCACCAGCAGTTAATCAAGGAATATCTGAAGCTCAATATGAATATATATTTTCTTTAAATAATGATACTGAAGTTAAAAAAGGATGCATTGAAGAGTTAATAAAAATTATTTCATCTAATGAGAATATTTTTTCTGTACAAGCTAAAATGCTACAATATAATAATAAAAATTTAATAGATGATGCAGGAGATGAATATAATCTTTTAGCATGGAGTAAGAAGATAGGTGAAAATCAAAAATCTTCTAATTTTAATGAAGTTTCGCAAATCTTTTCAAGTTGTGCTGGAGCTGCAATGTATAAAAAATCATTATTAGATGAAATTGGATATTTTGATAGTAATTTTTTTGCATACACAGAAGATATTGATTTAAGTTTAAGAGCACATATTAATGGTTATAAAAATTTTTCATGTCCTTATGCTATTGTATATCACATTGGAAGCGCAACTAGTGGAAGTAGATATAATGAATTTAAAGTGAAATTATCTGCTAGAAACAATATTTGGGTTGTTTATAAAAATTTTCCGATTCCTCAAAAAATCTTAAACTTTATATTTTTATTTTTAGGATTTTTTATTAAGTATTTATTTTTCTTAAAAAAAGGATTTGGTCCAACATATTTAGAAGGTATTAAAGAAGGATTAAAAACTAGAAATAAAATAGATAAAGTTAAATTCAATTCTAAAAATACAAAAAATTATTTTAAACTTGAATATCGATTAATTATTAATACTTTAAAATTTTTAAAAAAATAA
- a CDS encoding glycosyltransferase family 2 protein: MDLSVVIVNYQTFELTKNTINSIFQYNYSFSHEIIVVDNNSSDDSLAKLQEYFKDKVKFIASSENNGFATGNNQALNICKGRYVLLLNSDTIVWENTLNNIYNYMEKHLDVGAIGCKVLLENGELDKACKRSFPNVKNSFFRLFHIPIKSKNDDYNLDNLADDEIYEIDCLTGAFIFMRFNALGKTAFLDESFFMYGEDIDLCYRIKKEGWKIIYYGKSSITHLKGASSKKQKSKLIYEFYKAMYIYYKKHQASENFFLINIIVYFGIILLCFLKLFFNLFKKKN; encoded by the coding sequence ATGGATCTTTCAGTTGTCATTGTAAATTATCAAACATTTGAGCTAACAAAAAACACAATAAATTCAATTTTCCAATATAACTATTCTTTTAGTCATGAAATAATAGTTGTTGATAATAACTCTAGTGATGATAGTTTAGCTAAATTACAAGAATATTTTAAAGATAAAGTTAAATTTATAGCTTCAAGTGAAAATAATGGATTTGCAACAGGCAACAACCAAGCTTTAAATATTTGTAAAGGCCGCTACGTCCTACTTTTAAATTCAGACACTATTGTTTGGGAAAATACCTTAAATAATATTTATAATTACATGGAAAAACATTTAGATGTGGGAGCTATTGGTTGTAAGGTTCTTTTAGAAAATGGAGAACTTGATAAGGCATGTAAAAGAAGTTTTCCTAATGTAAAAAACTCATTTTTTAGATTATTTCACATACCAATTAAAAGTAAAAATGATGATTATAATTTAGATAATTTAGCTGACGATGAAATTTATGAAATAGACTGTTTAACAGGAGCATTTATCTTCATGCGATTTAATGCTTTAGGAAAAACTGCTTTTTTAGATGAAAGCTTTTTTATGTATGGTGAAGATATAGACTTATGTTATCGTATTAAAAAAGAAGGTTGGAAAATAATTTACTATGGAAAATCTAGTATAACACATTTAAAAGGAGCAAGTAGTAAAAAACAAAAATCTAAATTAATTTATGAGTTTTACAAGGCAATGTATATATATTATAAAAAACACCAAGCAAGTGAAAACTTCTTTTTAATAAACATTATTGTTTATTTTGGAATAATCTTATTATGTTTTTTAAAATTATTTTTTAATTTATTCAAAAAGAAAAATTAA
- a CDS encoding OB-fold nucleic acid binding domain-containing protein produces MIEDLELNDGDTVKILAAQSRERNEEISLTHWDGRIIKGDYDVPELTQEISKIADLTEQKDVSIFGIVSKLQDIKTFQRKADDSEGKLRNFDILDDTGSIRVTVWGKDTELPINKGDVVKIIGGDVRFDDYTSSGYSMNTNFNTQITINPNNLSVEEMDLFDKLREQLRPISIGKVEEMDEDGIEVDVIGRIISISDENQFQRDDGSVGIVRSAVFADETGKIQLSFWDAKAQEDYEMGAAYQIENARTRLGMYDVDLNIGSASRVIKLTDEEASARFIPELSTLEKNDLYKYEN; encoded by the coding sequence TTGATTGAAGACTTGGAGTTAAATGATGGAGATACAGTTAAAATACTTGCAGCCCAGTCAAGAGAAAGAAATGAAGAAATATCTTTAACACATTGGGATGGTAGAATAATCAAAGGAGATTATGATGTTCCTGAATTGACTCAAGAAATCTCTAAAATTGCAGATTTAACAGAACAAAAGGATGTATCAATTTTTGGCATTGTTTCTAAACTTCAAGATATTAAAACATTTCAAAGAAAAGCTGATGATTCAGAGGGAAAATTAAGAAATTTTGATATTTTAGATGATACAGGATCTATTAGAGTGACTGTTTGGGGTAAAGATACAGAATTACCAATAAATAAAGGTGATGTTGTAAAAATCATTGGGGGAGATGTTCGTTTTGATGATTACACTTCAAGTGGATATTCAATGAATACTAATTTTAATACTCAAATAACTATTAATCCAAATAATTTATCTGTTGAAGAAATGGATTTATTTGATAAATTAAGAGAACAATTAAGGCCTATTTCCATTGGTAAAGTTGAAGAAATGGATGAAGATGGAATTGAAGTTGATGTTATTGGAAGAATTATTTCTATAAGTGATGAAAATCAATTCCAAAGAGATGATGGAAGTGTAGGTATTGTACGTTCAGCAGTTTTTGCTGATGAAACTGGTAAAATACAACTTTCATTTTGGGATGCTAAAGCTCAAGAAGATTATGAAATGGGTGCTGCTTATCAAATTGAAAACGCAAGAACTAGATTAGGCATGTATGATGTGGATTTAAACATTGGATCTGCTTCTAGAGTTATTAAATTAACTGATGAAGAGGCTTCAGCGAGATTTATTCCAGAACTGTCTACTCTTGAAAAAAATGATTTATACAAATATGAAAATTGA
- a CDS encoding right-handed parallel beta-helix repeat-containing protein — protein sequence MDLVSDIQTSNHVDNNYLSLASSDYQEESSEEGIGISDIETNLNDSINNSETSGKVIKLTESDFNKYFNEEGYVDTTKVSPYDTLDLSGNFHNVEVMIFTIPVTVISTSCDAYLKDCTIQFDKVIASESKWAKVSNLRINNTIASGFNGVIATNSAYIEITNNVIYTESASGNPVRLLASNHTRVTNNIFETWYQSTSGFNASWTRSCILLGESHYNYIANNNVTVKESNPIYLSSYGCGPSNYNIIFNNTIRSSSKSTKTGLSNPSSWTYGIQMFGSYNKALNNTIYNVFRGISTDGEGNEIVGNIIFNITGGYNEGNDGTLGGDYAIVGSLGSLIANNTIYNSKMYTFGGSGGSAIYAGPNNEIYGNKITVIASSRGIHIGASSCNVNIYDNIINTESGNGVYTLGYMNNLRIMYNVITSESGMGIQIKKQSNSKYPTNVFIINNNILTFNDLFMDLSDVLNKNSLICENNTYKKIFVVTKNTFFFRYFDNNGNLNCEDIDILVFKGRFDSDDLNINSININKPIYILGNDANIKNIQFNITSNNIIIENINFDVEYNSTIYFNNVNNVSLIRNLIVSSSSNPTIIVSKSITTILSNKIQSNNLAIVVDYGSKVIVNNNLINVTGDYTIDLTNSGDFSSDFVKNNISNNYLLANLKGDESVSYSNNCKNNSIIYDNDGLISNLVVKDTISFINQNPMLVIKLIDFEGNFIPNKKIRIYLTDSKGQDRLYSLFTNNHGIALFEEAISIDNYTFSVIHDGNDIYKPSQVLNKKLDVIYMSTSLVASDINTYYNVPIVIKATLKGKGNVLLDDKIVHITVNGKTYKNITIDGVVTFNIGILPKGSYSINYLFYDDENCTGSGGSSKIFVNMMPTSIIASNVVIFYNDGSGVVAYLKDNTGKGINDKKVVIGINDKTYKKITDKNGKVALAINLPPKTYSVSLKFSGDSNYKSSYNFMKVKVKTRITKIIAGNLVKYYGDGKKLVIYFKRY from the coding sequence ATGGATTTAGTTAGTGATATTCAAACTTCTAATCATGTTGATAATAATTATTTAAGTCTAGCTAGTTCAGATTATCAAGAAGAATCTTCTGAAGAGGGTATTGGTATTTCTGATATTGAAACTAATTTAAATGATTCAATTAATAATTCAGAAACTAGTGGAAAAGTTATTAAATTAACAGAATCTGATTTTAATAAATATTTTAATGAAGAGGGATATGTGGATACTACTAAAGTTTCTCCTTATGATACTCTTGACTTATCTGGGAATTTTCATAATGTTGAAGTAATGATTTTCACTATCCCGGTAACTGTTATAAGTACATCTTGTGATGCGTACCTTAAAGATTGTACTATTCAATTTGATAAAGTAATAGCTTCTGAGTCTAAATGGGCAAAAGTTTCAAATTTAAGAATTAATAATACTATTGCTTCAGGATTTAATGGAGTGATTGCTACAAATTCTGCATATATTGAGATTACAAACAATGTTATTTATACTGAAAGTGCAAGTGGAAATCCAGTTCGTTTGCTTGCTTCAAATCATACAAGAGTTACAAATAATATTTTTGAAACTTGGTATCAATCTACAAGTGGTTTTAATGCTTCTTGGACTCGTTCATGTATTCTTTTAGGAGAATCTCATTATAATTATATTGCAAATAATAATGTCACAGTAAAAGAGTCTAATCCCATTTATTTATCATCATATGGATGTGGTCCTTCTAATTATAATATAATTTTTAATAATACTATTAGAAGTTCATCAAAAAGTACAAAAACAGGATTGTCAAATCCTTCCTCTTGGACATATGGTATTCAAATGTTTGGGTCTTATAATAAAGCATTAAATAATACAATCTATAATGTTTTTAGAGGAATTTCTACTGATGGTGAAGGTAATGAAATTGTAGGTAATATTATATTTAATATTACTGGTGGTTACAATGAAGGAAATGATGGTACTTTAGGTGGAGATTATGCAATTGTTGGATCTTTAGGGTCTTTAATTGCTAATAATACTATTTATAATTCTAAAATGTATACTTTTGGAGGTTCAGGAGGGTCTGCAATTTATGCAGGCCCTAATAATGAGATTTATGGCAATAAAATTACAGTAATTGCTTCAAGTAGAGGTATCCATATAGGTGCTTCTTCTTGTAATGTTAATATTTATGATAATATTATTAACACTGAATCTGGCAATGGTGTTTATACTTTAGGATATATGAATAATTTACGTATCATGTATAATGTTATTACTTCTGAGTCTGGTATGGGAATTCAAATTAAAAAACAATCTAATTCCAAATATCCAACAAATGTTTTTATTATAAATAATAATATTTTAACTTTTAATGATCTATTTATGGATTTAAGTGATGTTTTAAATAAAAATTCTCTCATATGTGAAAATAATACTTATAAAAAAATTTTTGTCGTGACTAAAAATACCTTCTTCTTTCGTTATTTTGATAATAATGGTAATTTAAACTGTGAGGATATAGATATTTTAGTATTTAAAGGACGTTTTGATAGTGACGATTTAAATATTAATTCTATTAATATTAATAAACCTATTTATATTTTAGGAAATGATGCTAATATAAAAAATATTCAATTTAATATTACTTCAAATAATATAATAATTGAGAATATTAATTTCGATGTTGAATATAATTCTACTATTTATTTCAATAATGTGAATAATGTTTCATTAATTAGAAATTTAATTGTATCTTCTTCCTCAAATCCTACAATAATTGTTTCTAAATCTATTACTACTATTTTATCTAATAAAATTCAATCAAATAATTTAGCTATTGTTGTGGATTATGGAAGCAAAGTAATTGTAAATAATAATTTAATTAATGTTACAGGAGATTATACTATTGATTTAACTAATAGTGGAGATTTCTCAAGTGATTTTGTTAAGAATAATATTTCTAATAATTATTTATTAGCTAATTTAAAAGGAGATGAGAGTGTATCTTATTCAAATAATTGTAAAAATAATAGTATTATATATGATAATGACGGTCTTATCTCTAATTTAGTGGTAAAAGATACTATATCTTTTATTAATCAAAATCCCATGTTAGTAATTAAATTAATCGATTTTGAAGGTAATTTTATCCCTAATAAAAAAATTAGAATTTATTTAACTGATTCAAAAGGTCAAGATAGGTTATATTCTTTATTTACTAATAATCATGGGATTGCTTTATTTGAAGAAGCTATCTCTATAGATAATTATACATTTTCTGTTATTCATGATGGAAATGATATTTATAAACCTTCTCAAGTATTAAATAAAAAATTAGATGTCATTTATATGAGTACTTCATTAGTTGCATCTGACATTAATACATATTATAATGTCCCTATTGTCATTAAAGCTACTCTTAAAGGTAAGGGTAATGTTCTTTTAGATGATAAAATAGTACATATTACAGTTAATGGAAAAACTTATAAAAATATCACTATTGATGGTGTAGTTACTTTTAATATTGGAATTCTTCCTAAAGGTAGTTATTCTATAAATTATTTATTTTATGATGATGAAAATTGTACAGGATCAGGTGGAAGCTCAAAGATTTTTGTTAATATGATGCCAACTAGTATTATTGCGAGCAATGTTGTAATTTTTTATAATGATGGTTCTGGTGTGGTTGCTTATTTAAAAGATAATACAGGGAAGGGTATTAATGATAAAAAAGTTGTGATAGGGATTAATGATAAGACTTATAAGAAAATCACAGATAAAAATGGTAAAGTTGCGTTAGCTATTAACTTACCTCCTAAAACCTACTCAGTTTCACTTAAATTTTCGGGGGATTCTAATTATAAATCTTCATATAACTTCATGAAAGTTAAAGTAAAAACAAGAATTACAAAAATTATTGCGGGCAATTTAGTTAAATATTATGGAGACGGTAAAAAATTAGTTATTTATTTTAAAAGATACTAA
- a CDS encoding transposase: MILFEEFYPILGIKENKKKGGRPSYPPCSMLKLLVYAKIDHIESARVIAEMTKYHDIYKFVCDRIKPSERSIQRYRDEFGRYYEVLLQMTLKMAVKKGFTEFNHVVVDGTIKKAFNSNQNMISKKETNLLVQFYKGLEVDLKKLEKLNKPAQKILNDKEMSNDEKLEILYDIRTQFKFTGQDKIPMNDIEARMMKGKKGNFLVAYNIQSAVDYDTKLICALNVTQNPTDHYQLPEVADKAINNIGKVPKHMSADTIYLNQISLSYFVNKGIDGLIPTRKQSKEKIGKLNPNQFHKDHFYYISDLDLFMCPSGQPMYFYKEYTQPNEEPDKPDKIKRLYNNYTACKYCIHRKSCLTDKQTHKTITENGGRLERAMFFKMEKEEYKEEFKKRPSVEGPFGIFKEQYHVEQEIVIGMVKTGERLNLDALAYNIKRLYNLIQGEQNNKEDIVDFCESISTTHQLKLDVTIY; this comes from the coding sequence TTGATTTTATTTGAAGAATTTTATCCGATTTTGGGAATTAAAGAGAATAAGAAAAAAGGCGGTAGGCCTTCATATCCTCCATGTTCCATGTTAAAATTACTTGTTTATGCAAAAATAGACCATATTGAAAGTGCTAGAGTCATTGCAGAAATGACAAAGTACCATGACATATATAAATTCGTTTGTGATAGAATTAAACCCTCTGAACGTTCAATTCAAAGGTATCGTGATGAATTTGGACGTTATTATGAAGTATTGCTTCAAATGACATTAAAAATGGCCGTAAAAAAAGGATTCACTGAATTTAATCATGTTGTAGTCGATGGGACCATCAAAAAAGCATTCAATTCTAACCAAAATATGATCAGCAAAAAAGAAACCAATTTGCTGGTCCAGTTCTACAAAGGACTGGAAGTTGACCTTAAAAAGCTTGAAAAACTCAATAAACCAGCTCAAAAAATACTAAATGACAAGGAAATGTCCAATGATGAAAAATTAGAAATATTATATGACATCAGAACTCAATTCAAATTCACAGGACAGGATAAAATACCAATGAATGATATTGAAGCACGCATGATGAAAGGCAAAAAAGGAAACTTCCTGGTTGCTTATAATATCCAATCTGCAGTCGATTACGACACCAAACTAATCTGCGCATTAAACGTCACACAAAACCCTACAGACCATTACCAACTACCAGAAGTAGCTGACAAAGCAATAAACAACATAGGAAAAGTACCAAAACACATGAGTGCAGATACAATATATTTAAATCAAATAAGCCTATCATACTTTGTAAACAAAGGAATAGATGGATTAATACCAACAAGAAAACAATCCAAAGAAAAAATAGGCAAATTAAATCCAAACCAATTCCATAAAGACCACTTTTACTACATATCCGACCTAGACTTATTTATGTGCCCATCAGGACAACCAATGTACTTCTACAAAGAATACACACAACCAAACGAAGAACCAGACAAACCCGACAAAATAAAAAGACTCTACAACAATTATACTGCATGTAAATACTGCATTCACAGAAAATCCTGCTTAACAGACAAACAAACACATAAAACCATCACAGAAAACGGTGGCAGATTAGAAAGAGCAATGTTCTTCAAAATGGAAAAAGAAGAATATAAAGAAGAATTCAAAAAAAGACCAAGTGTAGAAGGACCATTCGGAATATTCAAAGAACAATACCATGTAGAACAAGAAATAGTAATCGGAATGGTAAAAACCGGAGAAAGACTCAACCTAGATGCACTAGCATACAATATAAAAAGATTATATAATCTTATTCAAGGAGAACAAAATAATAAAGAAGATATTGTTGATTTTTGTGAAAGTATATCCACTACACACCAATTAAAGCTTGATGTGACCATTTACTAG